From the genome of Phycisphaerales bacterium:
AAGGAGGTCGCCTACCTCATCGACACCAAGAACTCCCCCTGGGGCAAGACGCTCCGGCGCGAGGCGTCGCCGGGTGCCCCGAAGCTCGTGGTCATCAACACGCACCACCACGCCGACCATACCGGCGGTAACCATGCGTTCACCGGCGACTGCGACGTCCTGGCGCACGAGAAGTGCCTGCCGCGCATCGAGGGGAACGTCGCCCGCTACATCTCGCAGATCAAGGAGGCGGTGGGCAACTTCCCCAAGGGTGAGAGCGAGGGCCTCAAGAGGGCCCGCGAGGACTGGACCGAGCTCTACCACAACGTGACGAAGCTCGAGGCGAAGAACTTCACGCCCACGGAGGCCGTGAAGGACACCCACGAGATCGCCACGCCCGGCGGCGCGAAGATATCACTCCGCCACTTCGGCCCCGGCCACACCGACAACGACCTCGTCCTCCACCTCCCCAACTCCAACGTGCTCATCGTCGGCGATCTCGTCTTCCGCAAGGTCTTCCCCTACGTGGACCAGAACGGCGGCGGCACCATCGAGGGCTGGATCAGCGCGCTCAAACAAGCCCAGGCACTCTGCGACAAGAAGACCCGCGTCGTCCCCGGGCACGGCGACCTCTGCGGCCCCGAGGGGATCGCCGACCAGATCACCTACTTCGAAAAGTGCCGCGATGCCGTCGCCAAGGCCATCAAGGCCGGTCGCCAACGCAAGGACATCGTGACGATGAAGCTGCCGTTCCACGGCTACGCCAACGAGGACCGCCAGAGCATGACGATGATCCAGCTCTACGCGGAGCTGAGCGAGAAGAAGTAGCAGGGGTGATAGAGCGCGCGCCCCGCGTGCTCTTCACCACCCCTTCTCCGTTTCGCCTCAGTTCCTCTCAGTGTTCTGCCTTGAGGCGATTTCAATCCAGCAGGTGCACCACATTGGGCAGTTCATCGCGGTCATCCGCCGCCCGCGGGAACTTCTGCGCCAGCGCCCCACCCACCAGCCCCACGGCCTCCTTCAGCCCCACCGCCAGCTCCCCACGCCGCGAACCCGCCGTGACGGCCTTGCACGCGTTCTCCCACGTCTCCTGCGGCAGCACCGCGTTCACCTGCTGATCCCCGTCCACCCACGCCATGTGCTCCAGCAGCGACACGAAGATCAGCACACCGCTGCGGCCCTTGGTGTGCCCCACGCGGAAGAGATGGAACGCCTCGAAACCGCGCCGCCGAACCTCGGCCTCAAACTGAAGCCGCGGCACGAACGGTCGCGCCAACGCCGGGAACCGCGTCGCCAATGCCGCGCCCACCATCCACCACACCGCGAACAGCACCAGCACCGGGATCAGCCCCAGCGCCAGCTCCTGGCCCTGCGTCCATTCGGTCTCGTGGAACTGCTGGTACAGCACCCACGCGATCGCCACGCTGGCCAGGGCCAGCAGCAGCCCGAACAGGTCCTCCGCGCGGTCGTACCGCCCCGAGCGCGTAGCAACAACGACCACGATCTCGGCCGAAGTGCCGCGCTCGGCCGCGGCGATGGCTGAGTGCAGCTCGTCGCGGTCCTTCTGCGTGATGACTTGGGAAGCAGTCTTCATAGTTGATCACCAGGAGCCCGTGGCCCCGCCCCCTCCAGAGAAACCGCCGCCGAATGAGCCGCCGCCGCCCCCGCCGCCGAACCCACCGAACCCGCCGCCCCCGCCTCCGAACCCGCCGCCCGAACTATCGCCCCCGCCGAACATCCCGCCGCCTGAGCCGCGCGAGCCCCACGCGTTCCCAAGCAGCCCGCCCAGCAGCAGGCCGCCCAGCATTCCCCCCATGCCCGAGCTCGGACGCGAGCCCCAGCCGCCGCCCCAGCCCGCGGGCCCATAGCCCGGTCCGTACCCGGCGCTGCCGCCGCCGTACGGGACACCACCCGCAGAGCGCCGCGTAAACGCCTTGATGATCATGAACAGCACGATCAGCCCGACCGGGATGATGAAGCACCCGAGCGATGAGAACAGCCCGCGCCCGCCCAGCAGCGTGCCCGTCGGCTTCACCGGCGGCGCCGCCACCGGTCCCGAACCCCCCGCCGCCTGCGAAGTCCCGCCCACACCGCCCGGCGTGAACGCCTTCGTCGGGTTGTCGATGTTCTTCGTGATCGCCTCCACGCCATCGCGGATGCCGCCCGAGAAGTCCCCCTTCTTGAACCGTGGCACGATCACGCCGTTGATGATCTGCGCGGCCGCGACGTCCCGCTCATGCGTGAACGCCCCACCCATCTCGATCCGCACCTTGCGGTCACCCTTGCTCACCAGCAGCAGCACGCCCGTGTTGCGGTCCGTGGTCCCCACGCCCCACTCGCCGAACAGGTTCATCGCGTACCGCTCGATCGGCCACCGCGCGGCCCCGTAGTCCGCCAGCGAGTTGATCGTCACCACGATGACCGGGATGCCCTTGCTCTTGAGGAATGCATCCGCGCTCTTAGTGACCGCGGCCTCATCCTCCGGCTTTATGAGCTCAGCCAGATCGCTGACGAACTGCCCCTCCGCTGGTCGAGGGGGGTAGGTGACCTGGGCCTTTGCGGAGCAAGGCGTCAGCACCGGCAGCACGGCTACAAGAACGAGGAGCCACCATGGCCGCGATCGGGTCAGAATCAGCATGCCGCATTGTTGGTAGACCCGGGTAAGGGGTTTTATGGGGCCGGGGTGAACCCGATGCTCAAAGTGGCGGGAGTCGATGGTCGATTGTACAATGTACAACCATGAAGACGGACGGCCCTACATCAACTGGCACGGGCGTGTTCAAGCGACTCCAGAAGTACGGGAACAGCTACGCCCTGATCATCGATAAGGGCATGCTCGATGTCATGGGCGTAAGCCCCGAATCCGAGTTCAATGTCACAGTCCAAGGTGGTGGCCTCACGATTACTCCCAGCAATGTGGGCGCCGGTCCGGAGCGGATTGCCGCGTCGATCAAGAAGCTCCGTCCGATGTACGGCGAGATGCTCAAGAACCTCGCGAAGTAAGCCATGGATCGCCCCGTCTTGTTCCTGAGCGTCGCCGACGTGCTGCAGATCCAGCAGGACACCATCGAGAGCGAAGGTGGCGGTCGTGGTGTTCGCGATCTCGGACTGCTCGAAGCCGCGGTGATGCAGGCCCGCCAAACCTTCGGTGACGAGTACCTGCACCCGGACCTCGCCGCGATGGCTGCGGCTTACCTGTTTCACATTGTGATGAATCATCCCTTTGTGGACGGCAACAAGCGGGCAGGATCATTCTCCGCCGTCATCTTCCTGGACCTGAACGGAGTGACGAAGTACCCCGACCAGCACGTGATGGAGGAGGTCACCGTGGCCGTCGCTTCGAGCGAGATGTCAAAGGACCAGCTCACGCGATGGATGCGTGAAGCAATCTCTTAGAACTCGCATCGGTTCGAGGGCTGCGAAACGAACCAAGTGGGTGAAGGAGGTTCGTGTGAGGAGCGGCGACAACCAACCTCAAGCTGCCGGCCTTGGCGGCCTCATCCACACCTACCTCGCCTTCGACCCCAAGAACTTCCCCTCGCCAACCGCCCCACCGCCCGACCTCACTTCCGCGGCCTTCGAGCACATGCTCGCCTTCGGCTCCATGCGCCACCTCACGGAGGAGGAGCTCGCCCGCGCCATCCACCTTGACCCTTCGATGTTCCCACGCCTGGGCCCCAGCCTCGACCAGCTCATGGCCATGTTGGCGGAGCGCAAGCGGAAGATCCTTGAGACCTACGAGACCGAGCAGGTTCAGCAGTCCGTGGCCAAAGCCTTCGAGGATGCCGCGAGCACGGCCAACCCGCCGCCCAACCTGCGCGACGCCCTCACCCGCATGATCCGCGATGAGCAGCTCGCCGACCTCGAGCGGCTCTACTTCCGCCAGAAGGACGACACCAGCGACTTCGCCAGGCAGCTCATGTCGCTCATGCACCGCCTGGGCGAGAAGTACCAGGTCGACGAGCTCGCGGCCAAGTACGAGTTCACCGGCCGCACCCCCATGACCGTGCCCCAGGCCCTCGAGATCAAGGACGAGCTCGAGACCATCGACAAGCTCCTCGAGCAGCTCAAGGAGGCCAGCAAGACCGCGCAGCTCGCCATCATCGACATGGACGAGCTCAGCGAGTTCGCCGACGACAGCGCCCTCGAGGACCTCAACAAGCTCCAGGAGCAGATCGAGGACTACCTCCGCGAGCAGGCCCGCGCCCAGGGTCTTGAGTTCACCCGCGAGGGCTACCGGCTGACGCCGCAGGCGTTCCGTGTCTTTCAGCGCAAGCTCCTGCAGGAGATCTTCAGCGAGCTCACGGCCTCGCGTTCCGGCCGCCACACCGGCCCGGTGGTGGGGGAGGGGGCCGTAGAGATCGAGCGCACCAAGGAGTACGAGTTCGGAGATTCGGTGGCGCACATGGACATCGTGCAGACCGTGATCAACGGCGTCGCCCGCGAGAGAGCCAAGCCGCCGGCCCAGCCCGGATCGCAGTCACAGCGCCTCCACCTCTCCATGGACGACATCACCATCCACCGCACGCGCAACAACCCCAAGTGCGCGACCATGGTGCTGATGGACATGTCCGGCTCCATGCGATACGACGGCCAGTACATCAACGTGAAGCGCATGGCCCTTGCCCTCGACGGTCTCATCCGCGCCGAGTATCCCGGCGACTTCCTCGGCTTCGTCGAAATGTTCACCTTCGCCAAGCGCCGCCAGATCTCCGAGCTCCCCGCCCTCATGCCCAAGCCCGTCTCGGTGCACTCCCCCGTCGTGCGGCTCAAGGCCGACATGAGCAACCCCGATGTCTCCGAGCTTCGCGTCCCGCAGCACTTCACGAATATCCAGCATGCACTCGCCGTGTCCCGCCAGGTGCTCAGCGTGCAGGACACGCCCAACCGGCAGGTCATTCTCATCACCGACGGCCTTCCCACCGCCCACTTCGACGGCCCCGAGCTGTACATGCTCTACCCGCCCGACCCGCGCACCGAGGAGGCCACCATGCGCGAGGCGATGCTCTGCTCGCGCGATGGGATCACCATCAACATCTTCCTGCTGCCGAACTGGAGCCAGACCAGCGAGGACGTCGCCTTCGCGCAAAGAATGGCCGAGGCCACCCGTGGACGCGTCTTCTTCACCGGCGGACGCGACCTCGACCGCTACGTCGTCTGGGACTATGTCAAGCAGCGTCGCAAGGTGATCGGGTAAGAACCGCGACCGTCAGGGAGCGACACGCCCGCGCCCCGCGGGCGTGCGTCCTGTCACCCTCCCACAAAATCCCCAGATTTCCTTTGACTGCCACGCCCAATAAGTGCATCTTCACACTGCGGGAATGGGGCTCGTAGGGGTCGCTGTCATTCGGCCAGACCACGCGCATGTGCGCGGGGCGGCTGTCAGCGTGTGTCCGTCATCCCGGGAGAGTCCGCATGGTCCGCTCGCGAGCGCTGGTGTTGTGCGTGTCGGCTGGTTTCGCTTTGTTCGCGGGCGGGCACGCCGCCGCCCAGAATACGATCAGCCCCCCGGTCGAGAACCCCGCCAACAACCACTGGTACATCCTCCTCGACGCGTCCCTCATGCCCGACGCCCGCGCCAAGGCCGCGGCCCTGGGCGGCTCCATCGTCACCATCAACGACGCCGACGAGAACGAGTGGGTCCGCGCCAACATGGCCAACTACAACGGCGTCCCGCGCCGTCTGTGGATCGGCCTCACCGACGAGAACGCCGAGGGCACCTACGAGTGGATGAACGGCGAGCCCGTCACATACACCAACTGGCAGCTCAGCACCGCCCAGCCCGATAACCACCTCGGGCGCGACGCCGTGAACGGCGAGGACTACGTCGAGATGATCACGCCCGCCCTGGGCGAGTGGAACGACCAGCCGTCCTGCTGCAACGTCGGGCTCAATCCGCCGCTGCACGCCGTGATTGAGTTCAACACCCGCCCGACCTTCGGCGCCTGCTGCACCGGCACCACGTGCCAGGTCACCACGCCCGCGGGCTGCTCCAACCTCAGCGGCACCTACCGCGGGGACGGCACCGACTGCTCGCCGATCTTCAACGGCGCCAGCAACAACGGCCCCTTCGCCTCCGGCCTGCCCATCGGCCCCAACGCCGGCACCGTCACCACCGATACTCAGACGATGTCGGGTCCCACCGTCATCGGCAACCTCAGCCTCACAATCCGCCTCACCCACACCTACATCGGCGACCTCACGATCGACCTCCGCAACGACACTACCGGCGCGACGGTCCGCGTCTTTTCGCAGCTCTGCGGCACCAACGAGAACATGAGCGTCACGTTCGTCGACGGCGCCGCCACGCTCGTCTGCGGCACGCCCACCAGCGGCACCTTCAACCCCGCCAACCCGCTCTCCACCTTCGCCGGTCTGGACGCCAACGGCCCCTGGACGCTCACGATCACCGACCACGCGAACGTCGACGGCGGCACGCTCGAATCCTGGTCCTTGACCACCTTCGAGAGCGTCACCGCCAGCATCTGCGAGACGTCCATGTGCGGCACCGCCGACTACAACGGCGACGGCGACACCGGCACCGACCAGGACATCGAGGCCTTCTTCGCCTGCATCGGCGGCACCTGCTGCCCCACCTGCTGGCACCTGGGCTCGGACTTCAACGCCGACGGCGACGCCGGCACCGACCAGGACATCGAAGCCTTCTTCCGCGTCCTGGGCGGCAACCCCTGCTGATGGAGGAACCCCGACCGTGAGGGAGGGATACAGCCGCGCTTCGCGGCTGTGCAACTCACCACGTCACGAGAGGCCCGCGCCCCCGCGCGGGCCTCTTCTCTTTACCGCTCCAACCGCAGCCGCACCGCTAGATCATCCAGCCCCAGCACCGCCTCGCGCGTCGGCTCTTCCGGCAGTGAGGACCGCTCGCTCGCCGCATTCAGCTCATCCCTCAGCCGCACGAACTCAAGCTCGTGCCGTTCCAGCTCTCCCGGCCGCAGCGCATCCTTCTCGTTCCCGCTTACCTTTCGCGCGATGAGGTCATCGATGTACGCGAGCCGCGCCCGTTCGTTGAGCACCCTCAGATTGCTCTCCACCATCCCCGTCTCCAGCAGGTGTATGCCCGCCAGCAGCACGCGGTAGGTGTACAGCAGGCCCTTCACCGTCGGCCGCGGCGACCTCACCACCAGCTCCCACTGATTCTCGGCAAACCCGCGGTAGTGGTACCGGTGGTGCCGCGTCATGCACCCCCGCGCCAGGTGCCTGAGTTCTTCCAGCACCCCGCAGTCGTGCACCACCAGCGGCGAGAACACCTGCTCCAGCACGTAGCCGTTGCGCTTGAGCATCAGCCTGAAGAACTTGAGCACGTCGTGGGTCACGACGTCCATCTCCGGGAACCCGCTCTTGTCCATCACCTCCAGCGTCTCGCTCGGCGGGTCCATGCTCACGAACTCGCGCACTGGCGTGACATGACATCCGCGGAGGTCATAGTCCGAGTCCGGCGAGTGGAACCCATACAGGTGCGCACCGCTCACGGTCACGAACACGCGATCCGCCGGGTGCCGCGTCAGAAAAGCGCGTGCAAGGTCAAAGTCGAACATAAGCCCCCACTCTAGGGACTTCGCTGGCCTTCCCCGACCGAAAAGGCCGCCTCCCGCCCCTCCTCGCCTCTACTTCTCTACCCCTCTACTCCACTTCTCCTCCGCTCCGCTCCCCCCTTCGCGCCTTCGCTCCCCTTCGCGACCTTCGCGTTCGATTCCTGACGGACACCCACCCCCAGCGCATCGCTACAGTCCGTCCCGACCTCCACTGGGGTAGCAGGTCGGCTGGGGTGTTGTCCGAGTGTCGCCGACGCCGAGCTCTTCCGAACCCAATGCCTCAGAGCCGCTCGCGCCGGGACAGCCCATCGACGACGCCGCGCACACCCGCCCCAACCCACCCGACTCCATCGATCGCCCTCACGATCCCTACCTCGCCCTCCGCTCCGCCGACTACCGCCGCTTCGCCCTCGGCTTCGCCCCATCCTCCATCGGCCTCCAGATGATGGGCACGGCCATCTCCTGGGAGATCTACGACCGCACCCAGAGCCCCATGGCCCTCGCCTACGCCGGCCTGGCCCGCGCGGTCCCCGTGCTCTGCCTCGCCCTCCCCGCCGGTCACGCCGCTGACCTCTTCAACCGCCGCAACATCCTCGTCATCACCCAGCTCTGCTTCGCCCTCGCCGCCGGCGCCACCGCCGCGGCCTCCTACTGGCACGCACCCATTTGGGTCTTCTACCTGCTGCTCTTCGTCAGCGGCGCTGCCCGATCCTTCAACGGCCCCGCCCGCAGCAGCGTGCTCCCCCAGATCGCCCGCGGCGACGCCTTCCCCAACGCCGTGACCTGGAACAGCGGTGTCTTTCAGGTCGCCGCGATCATCGGCCCGCTCCTCGCCGGCTTCATGATCGACTGGCCCACTCTTTCCGGCGGCAAGCCCCAGGCCTGGCCCGTCTACCTCGCCACCGCCCTTGGCTGCGGGCTGTTCGCGCTCTCCGCGGCGGGCATGCACGTGCCCGCGCCCGAGCGCAAGCCCGGCCCCGCTTCCTTCAGCTTCCGCGCCATGATCGCGGGCATGTCCCACGTCCGACGCGAGAAGACCATCCTCGCGGCCCTCTCGCTCGACCTGTTCGCCGTGCTGCTGGGCGGCGCGACGGCCATGCTCCCGGTCTACGTCGAGCTCATCCTCGATGTCGACCCGGACTCTGAGGGCCGCTGGCTCGGCGCCCTCCGCTCCAGCCAGTTCGTCGGCGCACTGGTCATGTCCCTCGCCCTCGTGCACCGCCCGCCCTTCCGGCGCGCCGGACCCGCCCTGCTCTGGTCGGTCGCGGGCTTCGGCATCTGCATGATCGTCTTCGGCCTCTCCCGAAACGTGTGGGTATCGCTCGCCGCGCTCTTCCTCTCGGGCGGCCTCGACGCCATCAGCGTCGTCATCCGCCACGTCCTCGTGCAGACCCGCACCCCCGACCACGTCCGCGGGCGTGTCTCCGCCGTCAACAGCGTGTTCATCGAGAGCAGCAATCAACTCGGCGAGTTCGAGTCCGGGTCCGTCGCCCACGCCGCGGGAACGATCGCGGGCTCCAAGGTTTTCGGCGCCATGTTCAGCGTCGTCAGCGGCGGCATCGGCACGATCCTGGTTGTCCTTGGCATCGCCTGGATGTGGCCCGAGATCCGCCGCCTCCGCAAGCTCTGATCACCCCGCTCCCTCCCCTTCGCGACCTTCGCGTTCTATGCCTTCAAGCGCCCGCAAATACACGCAGATCGGTTAGCATGCCGCGCATGGGACAGACCGCCACGATGCCCGCCCCTCCCGGGCCGCGCGCCGCCGCACCCACGTACTGGGGCCTCACCGGCTACCAGTGGCTCGTCGTCGCCGCCGCGTGGCTGGGCTGGGGCTTCGACGTCTTCGACGGGCTGCTCTTCAACTACGTCGCCCCCGCCTGCGTCCCCGACCTCCTGGGGATCACCAAGGACACACCCGGCTACCAGGGCCAGATCAGCTTCTGGACCGGCACGCTCACCAGCGTGCTGCTGATCGGCTGGGGCGTGGGCGGCATCCTCTTCGGCAAGATCGCCGACCGGATCGGCCGCACCCGCGCCCTTCTGGTCACGATGCTGCTCTACTCCCTTGCCACCGCCGGCTGCGCCTTCGCCAACAACATCTGGATGCTGATGTTCTTCCGCGTCATCGCCAGCCTGGGCATCGGCGGCGAGTGGGCCGCGGGAGCCTCGCTCGTCGCCGAGACGGTCCCCGAGAACAAGCGCGTGTGGGCGGGCATGCTCCTCTACACCGCGTCACCCTTTGGCATCCTGCTGGCCACGCTGGTGTCCGACGTCTTCCTCCACCAGATCGACTTCGCCGCCGTGTCCGAGTCCCTCGGCTTCGGCGACGCCAGCTGGGGCTGGCGCGCGGTGTTCCTCACCGGCCTCGTCCCCGCCCTCGTCGCCCTCGTCATCCGCATCAAGGTCAAGGAGCCCGAGATGTGGAAGCCCGACGAATCCGCCGGGCGGGTGAGCGAGCTCTTCAGCCCCGCGATGCGGTCGCGCACCATCGGCGGGCTCGCCATGACCATCATCGCCCTGCTGGGCTGGTGGTCCTGCTTTGCCTTCATCCCCCTCATCGGCAACCGCCTGGGGACCGCGCCCGCGGACAAGTCGCAGCTCGTCTTCATCGGCACCGCCGCATACAGCCTGGGCGGCCTCATCGGCACTATCCTCACCATGCCCATCGCCCTCACGCTGGGCCGCCGCTGGATGTTTGCGCTCTACTTCGCCTTCTCCGCCGCCGCCATCTGGCTCGGCTTCGGCGGCGACTGGGAGGCCAAGACCCGCATGTGGATGATGCTGCCCGTGGGCATCGGCGTGTTCGGTGTCTTCGGCGCCTTCACCTTCTACCTCCCCGAGCTCTTCCCCACCCGCCTCCGCGGCACCGGCGCAGGCTTCTGCTACAACACCGGCCGCTTCATCGCCGCGGGCGGGCCGTTCCTCATCGGTGCTCTCACCACCCGCAAGTTCGACACGCCCGGCGAGCAGCTCGAGTTCCTGCTCACCTGCGTCAGCTGGGTGGCGGTCTTTCCCGCCCTGGGCGTCGTGCTCGTCCTCTGCCGCGTCTGCCACGAGACCAAGGGCCAGGCCCTGACCGACCATGGCTGACCCCTCGCCCACGATGCCCCGCCCCTGGCGCGTCTGCGTCGACACCGGCGGCACCTTCACCGACTGCATCGCACTCTCGCCCACCGGCGAGGTCCGCCGCGCCAAGGTGCTCAGCAGCAGCTGCCTGCGCGCCGCCGTGCTCGAATCCCGCGGGCCGCTCATGCGCATCACAGGCCGCGGGCTGGCCGCACTCCCGTCCTTCGCCGGCTTCACGCTCCGCGTGCACGATCAGGGCGAGGCCCTCATCACCAAGTCGCACCTACTTGACGATTCGACGCTCGAACTCACCCTCGGCCTCGAAGTGATCGTCAACCCCGGCTCCCTCTGCGAGCTCTCCAGCGGCGAGCCCGCGCCACTACTCGCCGCACGTCTCGCCACCTCCACCCCCCTCAACCACCCCTTCCCGCCCCTCGAACTCCGCCTTGCGACCACCCGCGGCACCAACGCCCTCCTTGAACGCCGCGCCGGCCCCGCCGCCCTCTTCCTCACCGCCGGCTTCGCCGACCTGCTCACCATCGGCACCCAGCAGCGTCCCGACCTCTTCGCGCTCGCCCCGCGCAAGCCCCGCGGCATCGACTGCGACACCATCGAGGTCAGCGGCCGACTCGACGCCCACGGCCGCGAGCTTCAACCCCTCGACATCGAGTCCCTCCGCGTGCACGCCCACGCCCTTGTGTCCCGGGGCATTACCTGCGCCGCCGTCGCCCTCATGCACGCCTGGCGCAACCCCGCCCACGAGCAGTTGGCCGCGCAGGTCCTCCGGGACGCCGGCTTCCGCCACATCTCGCTCTCCTCCGAGATAGCCGGCCGCATCGGCTACCTCGACCGCGCCCGCACCACGCTCGTCAACGCCTACCTCGCGCCCGTCGTCGACTCCTTCGTCGCCGAGGTCGCCCACGGCCTGGGCGCACCGAACTCCAACCCCACCGCCACAACCACCTCGCCCGCGCCGAACACTCCCCGCCTCCTCCTCATGACCAGCGCCGGTGGCCTCGTCACGCCCGATGCCTTCCATCCCAAGGACAGCCTCCTCAGCGGCCCCGCCGGCGGAGTAGTGGGGGCCCTCGACGCCGCCAGGCGCTCCGGCTTCACCCGCGTGCTCGCCTTCGACATGGGCGGCACCAGCACCGACGTCGCCCGCATCGACAACGAACTCGATTACGTCTTCGAGCACCGCGTCGGCCCCGGCACCGTCATGGCCCCTGCCGTCGCCGTCGAGAGCGTCGCCGCGGGTGGTGGCTCGGTCTGCTGGTTCGACGCCGCATCCACCCTCTTCCGCGTCGGCCCGCAGAGCGCGGGCGCGAGCCCCGGCCCCGCCTGCTACGGCGCCGGCGGCCCGCTCACGATGACCGACGTCAACCTGCTCCTCGGCCGCCTCGACCCCTCCCGCGTGCCGCTGCCCCTCGACTGCGCCGCATCTCAACGCGCCGCGGCCGCGCTCCTCGCGCAGGTCACCGCCGCGGGCCGCGACTTGTCAGAACAGCAGATGCTTGACGCCCTGCTCGCCGTCGCCAACGAACAGATGGCCGCCGCCATGCGCACCGTCTCCGTCCGCCAGGGCTACGACCCGCGCGACTACGCCATCCTCGCCTTCGGCGGCGCGGGCGGCCAGCACGCCTGCGGCGTCGCCGCGCTCCTGGGCGTCGACACCGTCATCGTTTCACAGGATGTCGGCCTCCTCTCCGCCCGCGGCCTCGCCGCGGCGGGAATCGAACGCTTCGCCACCCGCCAGGTGCTCGCCAGCCTCACCACCGCTCCGCTCGCGGACATCCTCGCCGAACTCTCCGCGCACGCAGCGGCACAGCTCGAGAACGACGGCTACTCAAAAGCAACCATCACCCGCCGCATCATCGCCGCCCGTCTCGCCGGCCAGGAGAACACGATCGCCGTCGAGGTCGATGACACCACCGACCTGGAGCACCAGGTCCGCACCGGCTTCGCCCGCCTCTTCCGCCAGACCTACGGCTACGCCCCCGTCGCCCGCGTCCTCGAGGTCGAATCCATCCGCGTCGTCGCCCGCGCTATGGAAGAGCCCTTCGACATCCCTACCGCGCCGATCTACGCCCCACACTCAACGAGCACCACCCCCAGCACCTGGCCCTCCCACCCGCGCGAGTCCCTCCGCCCCGGCGACAGCATCCACGGCCCCGCCATCATCAGCGAAGCCCACGCCACCACCATCGTCGAGCACGGTTGGACCGCGACCGTCGATGCCGCGCACGCCCTGATCCTCCGCCGCGATGACCCCGCGCCCTCAGCTCACGCCCCCGCCCACGCCGCCGAGCACGACATCCTCGCCGCCCGCCTCACCGCCATCGCCACCGACATGGGCGAGATGCTCCGCCGCACCGCCCTCTCCACCAACGTCAAGGACCGCCTCGACTTCTCCTGCGCCGTGCTCGACCCCGACGGCGAGCTC
Proteins encoded in this window:
- a CDS encoding hydantoinase B/oxoprolinase family protein, which encodes MADPSPTMPRPWRVCVDTGGTFTDCIALSPTGEVRRAKVLSSSCLRAAVLESRGPLMRITGRGLAALPSFAGFTLRVHDQGEALITKSHLLDDSTLELTLGLEVIVNPGSLCELSSGEPAPLLAARLATSTPLNHPFPPLELRLATTRGTNALLERRAGPAALFLTAGFADLLTIGTQQRPDLFALAPRKPRGIDCDTIEVSGRLDAHGRELQPLDIESLRVHAHALVSRGITCAAVALMHAWRNPAHEQLAAQVLRDAGFRHISLSSEIAGRIGYLDRARTTLVNAYLAPVVDSFVAEVAHGLGAPNSNPTATTTSPAPNTPRLLLMTSAGGLVTPDAFHPKDSLLSGPAGGVVGALDAARRSGFTRVLAFDMGGTSTDVARIDNELDYVFEHRVGPGTVMAPAVAVESVAAGGGSVCWFDAASTLFRVGPQSAGASPGPACYGAGGPLTMTDVNLLLGRLDPSRVPLPLDCAASQRAAAALLAQVTAAGRDLSEQQMLDALLAVANEQMAAAMRTVSVRQGYDPRDYAILAFGGAGGQHACGVAALLGVDTVIVSQDVGLLSARGLAAAGIERFATRQVLASLTTAPLADILAELSAHAAAQLENDGYSKATITRRIIAARLAGQENTIAVEVDDTTDLEHQVRTGFARLFRQTYGYAPVARVLEVESIRVVARAMEEPFDIPTAPIYAPHSTSTTPSTWPSHPRESLRPGDSIHGPAIISEAHATTIVEHGWTATVDAAHALILRRDDPAPSAHAPAHAAEHDILAARLTAIATDMGEMLRRTALSTNVKDRLDFSCAVLDPDGELVVNAPHIPVHLGALGLCVRLVKHTLPMHPGDVVVTNHPAFGGSHLPDVTVIAPVYHDGTLIAFVATRAHHAEIGGIRPGSMPPGARTLAEEGVVIPPMHLIHHGEPRLDEFRRVLLEAPHPTRAVEENLADVRAQLAACTRGQHCLLALAAEFGPALPRVMHTLRSRSESIVRAALERVVTRELAATEYLDDGSVINVTIRRDADKTIIDFTGSSPTHALNLNAPLGVIRSAVMYVLRLLVDEPLPLNEGLLRAVDLRVPEGMLNPLFDKDPARCPAVSAGNVETSQRVVDTLLKALNLAACSQGTMNNVVFGNDRFGYYETVCGGAGATATTHGESAVHTHMTNTRITDPEFLEHRYPVRLERFEIRRGSGGAGLFHGGDGVNREYTFLEPVSLSLLTQHRNERPYGLEGGTGGRRGHQVIFWPDGQSHQVPHFCSYDLPAGSRLFLETPGGGGWGTPA